A genomic region of Bombus pyrosoma isolate SC7728 linkage group LG6, ASM1482585v1, whole genome shotgun sequence contains the following coding sequences:
- the LOC122568030 gene encoding tubulin glycylase 3A-like, producing MDLPPDLRTFHRSRDIRTAKDLATTDSTNEDKASHSYCKLTSLICLEKKESAVNPYNRVDWTKMNSKWPLPDTDDNEINAVNSLPQLDCGAFPKSYMDTCSCCPRGIFDKHDTDTVNNYRSIVLKDDDCCKTHWTRKERYQKIKAKVDRAIKRHKIFLIRGELPKLKEALEKRGWVQKYEATKTRAVPYGSVASLEARSLGDLTQPDGTLNEKAVIFALLRHKSPDFIWDCRNDFVDWHRGLSNNIILNRYQKPFVYTSKLGMARLLEEAHWLYEKDVSSVLFPRSYNLNREPKAFLDDFRLTAAAGLLKWFVGRMHDGQGFSESGHRPILMSRLEFAIKRCEEFIAREIHQNIDKDFATEFSEEEWNSFLDDYTAAVHEGAGIETTSEKSRDQLQKYLEATNPILARLKEIDPQYELNGMRNIWILKPSELCCGTGISISHSLKDIFRKIKSRPKDYFIVQKYIERPLLIHDTKFDIRQWYLVTNTFPMTIWVFKEGLLRFSSKPYTFSTYHEAIHICNTAIQEKYDEERRRRRKRGNSEEVVKSIRDQGWDCEKLNEYLKQTGLDGEPYYDKIYTKMSEAIVLTMLASQEHMDRRRCSFELYGADFVVMEDLSVWLIEINTNPRMHPPSSRITKRLYSNVLESLVKVIMDVPVNPAADTGGFSLVYKQNIPDFRPYLGPCLFVFGKSITLQEHPRKREKRKKGGTGWVKQQQQHQQHQQQQQPRAWTAPPMIPRLREPKIVDFIDYLNTARCTAAN from the exons ATGGATCTGCCGCCTGATTTAAG AACGTTTCACCGGTCAAGGGACATTAGGACCGCGAAAGATTTAGCGACTACGGATTCCACGAACGAGGATAAAGCGAGCCACTCCTACTGCAAATTGACTTCTTTGATCTGTctggaaaagaaggaaagtgcAGTGAATCCGTACAATCGGGTGGACTGGACGAAAATGAACTCAAAATGGCCACTTCCGGACACGGACGACAATGAGATCAATGCCGTTAACAGCCTGCCACAACTTGACTGCGGTGCCTTCCCGAAATCCTACATGGACACGTGTTCCTGTTGCCCTCGGGGGATCTTTGACAAGCACGATACCGACACCGTCAACAACTACAGGAGTATCGTGCTCAAGGACGACGATTGCTGTAAGACTCACTGGACGAGGAAAGAGCGTTATCAGAAAATTAAAGCGAAAGTCGACAGAGCTATTAAG AGGcacaaaatatttctgataCGCGGTGAGTTACCGAAATTGAAAGAAGCTCTGGAGAAAAGGGGTTGGGTGCAAAAATACGAAGCTACAAAAACAAGAGCTGTACCTTATG GCAGCGTAGCCAGCTTAGAAGCAAGATCGTTGGGCGATTTGACCCAACCGGACGGTACTTTAAACGAGAAGGCGGTAATTTTCGCTTTGTTACGTCACAAATCGCCAGACTTTATATGGGACTGTCGGAACGACTTTGTCGATTGGCATCGTGGCTTGAGTAACAATATCATTCTCAACAGATACCAAAAACCTTTCGTCTACACTTCCAAG CTAGGAATGGCTCGTTTGTTGGAGGAAGCTCACTGGCTGTACGAGAAGGACGTGTCGTCGGTATTATTCCCTCGAAGTTACAACCTGAACAGAGAGCCGAAAGCGTTTCTCGATGATTTTCGTTTGACCGCTGCCGCTGGTCTGTTGAAATGGTTCGTCGGAAGAATGCACGATGGCCAGGGTTTCTCGGAGTCGGGACATCGACCGATTCTAATGAGTCGACTGGAGTTTGCCATAAAACGCTGCGAGGAATTTATCGCCCGTGAAATCCACCAAAACATAGACAAAGACTTTGCGACCGAGTTTTCCGAAGAGGAATGGAATTCCTTTTTGGACGATTATACCGCAGCCGTACACGAGGGAGCTGGAATCGAGACCACCTCGGAAAAAAGTCGAGATCAGCTACAA AAATATCTAGAGGCGACGAATCCGATACTGGCAAGATTGAAAGAGATAGATCCGCAATACGAATTAAACGGAATGAGAAACATATGGATATTAAAACCGAGCGAACTTTGTTGCGGCACGGGAATCAGCATATCTCACAGTTTAAAGGATATATTTCGAAAGATAAAGAGCAGACCGAAAGACTACTTCATTGTTCAGAAGTACATTG AACGTCCGTTGTTGATTCACGATACGAAATTCGACATAAGGCAGTGGTATTTGGTTACAAATACATTTCCCATGACAATATGGGTGTTCAA GGAAGGACTCCTACGATTCAGCTCGAAACCCTACACTTTCTCAACTTATCACGAAGCGATTCATATCTGCAATACCGCCATTCAGGAGAAATACGACGAGGAGAGGAGGAGACGGAGAAAACGTGGAAATTCGGAGGAAGTCGTAAAATCGATTCGCGATCAAGGATGGGACTGCGAGAAGCTGaacgaatatttaaa GCAAACGGGGCTCGACGGCGAACCGTATTACGACAAGATCTATACGAAAATGTCGGAAGCCATAGTTCTGACGATGCTGGCCTCCCAGGAGCACATGGACAGACGACGGTGTAGTTTCGAGCTATATGGGGCCGATTTCGTCGTGATGGAGGACCTTTCGGTTTGGTTGATCGAGATCAACACGAATCCCCGGATGCATCCTCCTAGCTCGAGAATTACCAAACGCCTCTATTCCAATGTTCTCGAAAGCTTGGTGAAAG TGATAATGGATGTACCGGTGAATCCGGCTGCAGACACGGGTGGTTTCAGCCTGGTATACAAGCAAAATATACCCGACTTCCGACCTTATCTCGGTCCTTGCCTCTTCGTGTTTGGCAAGTCGATAACGTTGCAAGAACATCCGCGGaaacgagagaagagaaagaaaggaggaacCGGTTGGGTgaaacaacaacagcagcatcAGCAGCatcagcagcaacagcagcccCGTGCGTGGACCGCCCCACCGATGATTCCACGATTGAGGGAGCCGAAAATAGTCGACTTTATCGACTACTTGAACACCGCCCGCTGTACAGCCGCCAACTGA